The window CAGAAATTGCAGAAATTAAAGACTATAAAGAACGTCTATATTTCTTAAAAGAATTAGGATTAATGGAATCTGGAGCAAACAGACTAATCAAATCCGCTTACAAACTATTACATCTAGAAACTTTTCTGACGGTAGGAAAACAAGAAGTCCATGCATGGACTTTCCTCACGGGAAGTAGAGCTCCTCAATGTGCAGGAATTATTCATAGTGATTTTGAAAAAGGGTTCATCCGTGCTGAAGTAATTAAATACAGCGATTTTATAACATTAGGTTCAGAATATGCATGCAGAGAAGCTGGAAAAATAAAAATTGAAGGAAAAGAATATACAGTACAGGACGGTGATATAATGCATTTCCTATTTCATGTTTAATTTCGTTTAATTTCGTTTAATTTCGTTTAATTTCATGTTAATAACTTTTTAATTAAAAAATAATAGTACATATCTGTGGGTGATATTTTGTTTCTAAATCTATCTTTCAAAAACTTGTTCTCTACTTATAATACTATTTGTTCAACAACAAAAAACTGAAATTTTAATAGAATATTTTATTCGTATAGAATGAAAATTCTAAAAGATAAATTTTTCATTTTAAAGTTGTTATGAACGTTATTCATACTATATTCATAGTAATAAATAAAAAGTTTTTAACTTTTTATACCTTCTAACAGAAAATATGTTTATATATTATTATTTATAATATATTTTTAAATTAGAATTGAATAAAAATAAATACAATGATTAATAACCTTTCCTTAATTCAATCTATCTGTGATCTGAAAAGAAAGAAAAACGCAATTATTTTATCTCATTATTACCAAAACAATTCTATTCAAGAAATTGCCGACTACGTAGGTGATAGTTTGGCTTTAGCACGTTTAGCTTCGCAAACAAATGCTGATGTAATTATACTTTGTGGGGTACATTTTATGGCTGAAACAGCTAAAATACTTAGCCCCAAAAAACGTGTATTCATTCCTGATATAAATGCAAGATGTTCATTAGCAGACTCTTGTCCTCTAAGTGAATTCAAAGAATTCATAAAACAATATCCATACCATTTAATCGTTTCTTATATAAATACTTCTGTGGAGATTAAAGTCTTAACGGATATAGTGGTTACTTCTGGAAATGCTTGTAAGATTATAGAGAGCTTTCCAAAAAATGTAAAATTGATTTTTGCCCCCGATAGAAATCTTGGTAATTATATAAATAGTATTACTGGGCGAGATATGATTATATGGAATGGAGCTTGCCATGTACATGAACAATTTTCTTTGGAAAAAATATTAAATCTAAAACAAAAATACCCTAATGCCTTAGTATTGGCACATCCTGAATGCAAATCAGCTATTTTGAAAATAGCTGATTATATTGCTTCTACTGCTGGTTTATTGAACTATGTTTCTCAGTCAAAAAGAAATAAGTTTATTGTAGCTACTGAATCTGGGATTTTGCATAAAATGAAAATGATTAATCCTGATAAGTTTTTTATTCCTGCTCCTCCCAACGACAGTACTTGCGCTTGTAATGAGTGTAGTTTTATGCGCCTAAATACATTGGAAAAATTGCACAATTGTTTAAAGTATGAGGAACCAGAGATAATTATTGATAGAGAAACAATTAAAAAAGCCGCTGAGCCTATTAATAAAATGCTGAAGTTGTCAGACAAATTGGGATTGTAAAAATCTCGCGATTTAATCAGATTTCAATCTGAATCAACTCGAAGATTTTCTGTTAAAAACAATATAAAAATAGAAAATATCCCATACATTTACTTTTTTAGAAAAAAATGAGCATCAAAAATAAGTTTATAAATGTTTTATTCTCTTTTTTAGAGAAAGTTTTTGGGATTCATTTAATGAACTATATGATTTGTCCTGAAGAAAAAAAAACTATAAAAGTTGATAGTTTTGGGCATCGTGGTATAAGTGTACGTCATTTGAATCTGAGAATTAATGGCAATCATATTTTGAAAGATATAAGTGTGGATTTTCCGGATAGAAAAATTACTTGTATCATTGGCCACTCAGGTTGTGGTAAATCAACCTTACTAAAAACACTTAATCGTCTTAATGACAACATAGCAGGTGTAGAAATAGATGGACATGTCTATGTGGATGGAGAAGATCTTTTTGGGAAAGATGTAGAAGTTACACATATACGAAAAAAAATTGGTTTAATAGCTCAACGTCCTACACCTTTACCTATGTCTATATTTGACAATGTTGCGTACGGTTGTAGAATTCATGGTATTCGTAAAAAAAATGAATTAAAAGAAATTGTCGAAACTAATTTGCGTTTGGTTGGTATGTGGGATGAGGTAAAAGATCGCTTGAAAGAATCAGCGTCTTCTTTGTCTATTGGGCAACAACAACGTTTGTGTTTAGCAAGAGGTTTGGCAGTTCAGCCAGAGTTTATTTTGGGAGATGAGTCTACTTCGGCATTGGATCCTATTTCCAGTCGTTTAGTAGAAGATTTGTTTGTTGAACTTAAAAAGAAGTATGGTATTATCTTAGTAACCCATACTTTAAGACAAGCGTTAAAGATGGCTGATTTTGTAATTTTTGTTTATATGGGAAAAATTATTGAAATGGGTTCTGCTAAAGATTTGCTTGAACATCCGAAAGAAGAGTTAACCAAACAATATTTATCAGGTATATTCAGTTAGCTTAAAGTTTTATTATTCAATCTAATATGATTTTCTCTAATATGATTTTCTTTTTTTTATTGAAATAAAAACTGTATTTAACAATGATGTACAGATTACCAGACACATTAAGTGAAGATATTCAACGTTTTGGAGTATTATCTGTGGACTATCGGGAGAAGAAGATAGGATCAGTGGAGTTTAAATCTTTTCGAGTACCAATGGGTGTCTATGAACAACGAGAAAATGAGGTGTATATGTCTCGTATTCGAACAACCGGAGGTGTGATTTATCCCAAACAGTTCT of the Candidatus Azobacteroides pseudotrichonymphae genomovar. CFP2 genome contains:
- the nadA gene encoding quinolinate synthase NadA, translating into MINNLSLIQSICDLKRKKNAIILSHYYQNNSIQEIADYVGDSLALARLASQTNADVIILCGVHFMAETAKILSPKKRVFIPDINARCSLADSCPLSEFKEFIKQYPYHLIVSYINTSVEIKVLTDIVVTSGNACKIIESFPKNVKLIFAPDRNLGNYINSITGRDMIIWNGACHVHEQFSLEKILNLKQKYPNALVLAHPECKSAILKIADYIASTAGLLNYVSQSKRNKFIVATESGILHKMKMINPDKFFIPAPPNDSTCACNECSFMRLNTLEKLHNCLKYEEPEIIIDRETIKKAAEPINKMLKLSDKLGL
- a CDS encoding phosphate ABC transporter ATP-binding protein, which codes for MSIKNKFINVLFSFLEKVFGIHLMNYMICPEEKKTIKVDSFGHRGISVRHLNLRINGNHILKDISVDFPDRKITCIIGHSGCGKSTLLKTLNRLNDNIAGVEIDGHVYVDGEDLFGKDVEVTHIRKKIGLIAQRPTPLPMSIFDNVAYGCRIHGIRKKNELKEIVETNLRLVGMWDEVKDRLKESASSLSIGQQQRLCLARGLAVQPEFILGDESTSALDPISSRLVEDLFVELKKKYGIILVTHTLRQALKMADFVIFVYMGKIIEMGSAKDLLEHPKEELTKQYLSGIFS